In one window of Lampris incognitus isolate fLamInc1 chromosome 3, fLamInc1.hap2, whole genome shotgun sequence DNA:
- the ing5a gene encoding inhibitor of growth protein 5a: MATAIYLEHYLDSIENLPCELQRNFTLMRDLDDRTEEKKGEIDKLAEEYISIVKNLAAEQRVEHLQKIQNAYSKCKEFSDDKVQLAMQTYEMVDKHIRRLDADLARFENELKEKLEVSGYESPDGRGLKKSESKAFREKRGSRGRGRKGSDEDSPRKKKIKNSPDLSDALLPMQPSDVLDMPVDPNEPTYCLCHQVSYGEMIGCDNPDCPIEWFHFACVDLATKPKGKWFCPRCTQDRKKK; encoded by the exons ATGGCGACCGCAATATATTTGGAACATTACCTTGACA GTATTGAGAACCTACCATGTGAACTACAGAGGAATTTCACTTTGATGCGGGACCTGGATGATAGGACTGAAG AGAAAAAAGGAGAAATTGACAAACTGGCTGAGGAGTACATATCCATTGTGAAGAATCTGGCAGCAGAACAGAGAGTGGAGCATCTGCAGAAGATCCAGAACGCTTACAGCAAGTGCAAAGAATTCAGTGACGACAAAGTCCAGCTTGCCATGCAGACCTATGAAATG GTGGACAAGCACATCCGCAGGCTGGATGCAGACCTGGCACGATTCGAAAATGAGCTGAAGGAGAAACTGGAAGTAAGCGGCTATGAAAGTCCAGATGGAAGAGGACTAAAAA AGAGTGAATCCAAAGCGTTTAGAGAGAAGCGTGGGTCCAGGGGGAGAGGAAGGAAAGGCTCTGATGAAGATTCTCCCAGGAAGAAAAAGATTAAAAACAG CCCAGATTTGAGCGATGCACTTCTCCCAATGCAGCCATCAGATGTTTTGGACATGCCAGTTGATCCTAATGAGCCCACATACTGCCTGTGCCACCAGGTGTCATATGGAGAAATGATTGGATGTGACAACCCAGAT TGTCCGATTGAGTGGTTTCACTTTGCCTGTGTGGACCTTGCTACAAAGCCCAAGGGAAAATG GTTTTGTCCTAGATGCACCCAAGACAGGAAGAAAAAATGA
- the cep19 gene encoding centrosomal protein of 19 kDa: MTFEAKRCGVQFNPPSVILIYEHKETNKMRKRIIPVRSFSKFSDCGTAAERLKNHMRHKVYLEGVSLSLLERLHIILRDHMLGYSLEHSLASFRVDPNEDLNKLDDQLLALKKGQMDEVFERNRKHKDDLDFVYDLQVEFAKTTQDRCSWDEESDDGF, from the exons ATGACATTTGAAGCAAAACGATGCGGAGTGCAGTTTAATCCCCCCTCCGTTATCTTAATTTATGaacacaaagaaacaaataaGATGCGCAAAAGAATAATACCTGTACGGAGCTTCTCTAAGTTTTCAG ACTGTGGCACGGCTGCTGAAAGGCTCAAGAACCACATGCGGCACAAGGTGTATTTGGAGGGGGTTTCACTAAGTCTGCTGGAGAGGCTTCATATTATACTGCGGGACCACATGTTAGGATACAGTCTAGAGCACAGTCTTGCCTCATTCCGTGTGGACCCAAACGAAGACCTTAATAAATTAGATGATCAGTTACTGGCTCTCAAGAAGGGTCAAATGGATGAAGTCTTTGAGCGTAACCGAAAGCACAAAGATGACCTTGACTTTGTCTATGACCTTCAAGTGGAGTTTGCCAAGACTACTCAAGACAGGTGCAGCTGGGATGAAGAGTCAGATGATGGATTCTGA